The Candidatus Poribacteria bacterium genome contains the following window.
GCCGTATTCGCGAACAGAACGTCTACTGCGAAATTCATCCGTGCACCCTACGGCTCTCGGAAATTAAGGCGATCGCGCCAAAAGGGATTATCCTCAGTGGCGGTCCGGCGAGTGTCTACGAAGCCGAGGCTCCGAAAATCGATGCCAAACTCTTTGCGTTAGGCGTTCCGATATTGGGTATCTGCTACGGTATGCAGCTCATGGCGGCACTTCTGACAGGTGGAGAGGTTCAACCCGCGACCGAACGAGAATATGGACACGCGCCACTTCGGATTCTTGACGCATCGGAACCGCTATTCGACGGTCTTTCTGCCGAATTTTCTGCGTGGATGAGCCACGGAGATCGGATTGGAACGCCGCCAATTGGATTCCGGACGATTGGAGAAACGGAAAATGCGCCAATTGCTGCTATGGTGGATTCTGATCGCGCCTTTTACGGTTTACAATTCCACCCTGAAGTTGAACATACGCAGGATGCTGACAGGATTTTACAGAACTTTACACGGAAAATCTGTGGATGTCACAGCGCATGGACAATGCGCGCTTTTATTGCCCGCGCAACGGCACAAATTCAGAAACAGGTCGGAGATGAACGCGTTCTATGTGCTGTGAGTGGCGGGGTTGATTCTATGGTGCTTGCAACGCTTCTCCATAAGGCGATAGGAGATGCACTCGTGCCTGTCTTCGTGGACAATGGACTGCTGCGCAAGAACGAAGTGGCGGAAGTTGTTGCGACGTGTGAAGGACTTGGTATTCCGCTTATTGCTGTTGACGCAGTGGATCCGTTTCTGAGTGCTTTGGTGGGGGTCACGGATCCTGAAAAGAAACGAAAGGTGATTGGGGCACAGTTTATTGAGACCTTCAGATCAGCGGTCCTCGAAATGGCGCATGATTTCCGATTCCTCGCACAAGGCACGCTCTACCCAGATGTCATAGAAAGCGTTTCGGTGAAGGGTCCGTCTGCTAC
Protein-coding sequences here:
- the guaA gene encoding glutamine-hydrolyzing GMP synthase; translation: MSHTNNIALEQQETILILDFGSQYTQLIARRIREQNVYCEIHPCTLRLSEIKAIAPKGIILSGGPASVYEAEAPKIDAKLFALGVPILGICYGMQLMAALLTGGEVQPATEREYGHAPLRILDASEPLFDGLSAEFSAWMSHGDRIGTPPIGFRTIGETENAPIAAMVDSDRAFYGLQFHPEVEHTQDADRILQNFTRKICGCHSAWTMRAFIARATAQIQKQVGDERVLCAVSGGVDSMVLATLLHKAIGDALVPVFVDNGLLRKNEVAEVVATCEGLGIPLIAVDAVDPFLSALVGVTDPEKKRKVIGAQFIETFRSAVLEMAHDFRFLAQGTLYPDVIESVSVKGPSATIKTHHNVGGLPTDMPFELLEPFRELFKDEVRAVGAELNVPADVLGRHPFPGPGLAVRILGEVTCDRLEVLRAADAIFISEIKAAGLYDEIWQALAVLLPVKSVGVMGDARTYENAVALRAVTSSDAMTADWARIPADVLARISNRIINEVQGINRVVYDISSKPPSTIEWE